From a region of the Salvelinus alpinus chromosome 2, SLU_Salpinus.1, whole genome shotgun sequence genome:
- the LOC139568715 gene encoding beta-2-glycoprotein 1-like, producing MAPSLSSLLICLLALYTPVTSKKECGRPPLGDGKELEGFQRVYSPGDEVVLSCKRGYTPTSGSRTILCTASGDWTKSKLTCSTKSCSFPEALNHGDMEFVDIVYQSTINYTCHEGYTLQGASTIECLYDGQWSDPPPKCTPVICGLPPIPKYGKMVYDRKLTGNTTVFGFGGTYECFPPLVLIGNERGSCSTNGDWTEPPECKLVTCSAPTGIINGYMTVSDKREHGFKETVRYGCNIDYVLDGPVEIECLKTGDWSMKPACRASCKVGIKRGRILYNGNTFWIKDFEPNKISHADVVVVYCMNKEKKCGYALSTQCIDGKLKIPECFEEPSDFTYKFYYDSLPSEIAQC from the exons ATGGCACCAAGTCTGTCTTCGCTGCTGATCTGTCTGCTTGCCTTGTATACACCAGTGACATCCAAGaaag AATGTGGCCGCCCGCCCCTGGGGGACGGTAAGGAACTGGAGGGGTTCCAGAGGGTGTACTCCCCCGGAGACGAGGTGGTGCTGTCGTGTAAACGAGGATACACACCCACTTCAGGCTCTCGCACAATCCTCTGCACTGCTAGCGGAGACTGGACCAAGTCTAAACTCACATGCTCAA CAAAGAGTTGCTCTTTCCCAGAAGCACTAAACCACGGAGACATGGAGTTTGTGGACATTGTCTACCAGAGTACCATCAACTACACCTGCCATGAGGG GTATACCCTGCAAGGAGCCAGTACCATTGAGTGCTTGTACGACGGACAATGGAGTGATCCACCACCAAAGTGTACAC CGGTGATATGTGGTCTTCCTCCAATACCTAAATATGGGAAAATGGTCTACGACAGAAAGTTGACAGGCAACACGACTGTGTTTGGTTTTGGGGGGACCTACGAGTGTTTCCCTCCACTTGTCCTCATAGGCAACGAGAGGGGATCGTGCAGCACTAACGGAGACTGGACTGAGCCACCAGAATGTAAAT TGGTGACCTGTTCAGCTCCAACAGGCATCATCAACGGCTACATGACCGTTAGTGATAAGAGGGAGCACGGCTTCAAGGAGACTGTCAGATATGGATGTAATATAGACTATGTCCTGGACGGGCCTGTGGAGATCGAATGTCTCAAAACAGGGGATTGGTCAATGAAGCCAGCTTGCAGGG CTTCCTGCAAGGTGGGTATTAAAAGAGGACGCATCCTttacaatggaaatacattttggatAAAGGATTTCGAGCCCAATAAAATCTCGCATGCGGACGTCGTCGTGGTCTACTGTATGAACAAGGAGAAGAAGTGTGGCTATGCATTGTCAACCCAGTGCATCGATGGAAAACTCAAGATCCCAGAATGCTTTGAAG AACCAAGTGATTTTACATATAAATTCTACTATGATTCCCTGCCATCTGAGATAGCCCAGTGCTGA